A genomic region of Nymphaea colorata isolate Beijing-Zhang1983 chromosome 2, ASM883128v2, whole genome shotgun sequence contains the following coding sequences:
- the LOC116247830 gene encoding disease resistance protein RPV1-like isoform X1 — MVIFAALFILLFITVLFGHNFLPRIKDFLQAEGIFSPTKNVDGGIRGSNTEAWEEVLETLTPSPSSDGSEFEVFLSFRGEDTRKRFIGHLYEGLEDHSIPTFIDSEKLKKGEGIDKLLKYIKRSKIFVPIFSKRFAESKWCLKEVTKSVECGKEIIPVFFGVEPSDVRNQSGPFKSAFKVHQSNKKQDQEEVKKWREALKKVGNLSGFTLKDMNGDEAKLKRAVIERVSARLNKKPFEVAKHPIGIETRVHDVKKMLENGSNNNGVHVVGIHGMGGLGKTTIAKAVYNDLVEGFNGATCFISNVRENAGQPNGMVNLQKQFIGDVLKEKNTSLGDVAQGKVVIKDRASCKRVLLILDDVDCREQLDALAGGRDWFGLGSVIIVTTRDEEVLLAYNVKQDEIYKPQELNEDQSRELFMLHAFNGEQPQGEYAQLSNEVVAAAGGLPLTLEVIGSLLSSKKNVQEWKDTLEKLKRIPPCKVQQRLKLSYDSLDNLEKKIFLDISCFLIGKNRENATYMWEGCDWFPNAAVRILEQRSLVKIDGKYEKFKMHDQIRDMGRAIVDEECSQKLQKKSRLWNKQDSWDLLRRKGPGTIDAEGIQILQKDKRFNENDCKVSAECFGNMPNLRYLQAENVNFQGTFPCFPTDLKWLELSSCHFDSLPSDFNLEKLVILDLCETNMTPILINQQSLRLKAFERLKVLSLCGVETKIALHFMNMPSLVKLQFLVCSGLSTIDESIGKLKNLTHLSTFSCRLLQKLPDSIWRLSSLEVLNISGCFNVSSLPERLGDLGSLKKLDLRHTCIKKLPDSICRLSSIEKLRLQLCLELFSIPEGLGDMESLKKINLSMTCIEVIPDSIGQLTDLVELSLCNLESLDNLPDSICQLNSLKSLNLRGCLSLCSLPERLGDMEKLEELILDDTRIEIIPDSVGQLKSLRLLSLQGCKLLKALPISIRQLSSIQQLKLSGTSLKSFENDLPHLAAVNIIEFTGSSLELLGLCDQIHKALEILHLNDAIIEELPDCVGRMENLKELRLECEILKKLPNRIEGYLENLTKLEVRSMHLKALPDSFGSLKHIWRLTLKCPNLEILPVSTGELKSLAFFEVNSHRLKYLPNSIGLLKHIYQLELKCPNLEILPDSIGELESLTHFEVDSHRLKCFPNSIGSLTRIWFLIINCKNLEDLPNSMITKS; from the exons ATGGTGATCTTTGCAGCTTTATTCATATTACTCTTCATCACCGTTCTCTTTGGTCATAACTTCCTTCCGCGAATCAAGGATTTCTTGCAGGCTGAAGGAATTTTCTCGCCAACCAAAAATGTTGATGGAGGAATTAGAGGAAGCAACACAGAGGCATGGGAAGAGGTACTAGAGACATTAACACCTTCACCGTCTTCTGATGGATCTGAGTTTGAAGTGTTTCTTAGCTTCAGAGGCGAAGACACCCGAAAGCGTTTCATTGGGCATCTTTATGAAGGCCTCGAGGATCATAGTATTCCCACCTTCATTGATAGCGAGAAGTTGAAAAAGGGGGAGGGGATCGACAAGCTGTTGAAATACATAAAGAGGTCTAAGATCTTTGTCCCCATCTTCTCCAAACGCTTTGCAGAATCGAAATGGTGTTTGAAGGAGGTGACCAAAAGTGTGGAGTGCGGGAAGGAGATAATTCCGGTGTTCTTTGGCGTGGAACCTTCCGATGTCCGCAACCAGAGCGGCCCCTTCAAATCCGCGTTTAAGGTTCATCAGTCCAACAAGAAGCAGGACCAAGAGGAGGTGAAGAAATGGAGGGAAGCATTGAAGAAAGTTGGAAATCTCTCCGGCTTCACTCTCAAGGACATGAATGG GGATGAGGCAAAGTTAAAGCGTGCAGTCATTGAGAGAGTGTCAGCCAGACTAAACAAGAAGCCATTCGAAGTCGCAAAGCATCCAATCGGGATTGAAACTCGTGTTCATGATGTGAAGAAAATGTTGGAGAATGGAAGCAATAATAATGGTGTTCATGTGGTTGGCATCCATGGTATGGGGGGTCTTGGAAAAACAACGATTGCCAAGGCTGTTTACAATGACCTAGTCGAAGGGTTCAATGGTGCCActtgttttatttcaaatgttAGAGAAAATGCTGGACAACCCAATGGAATGGTCAACTTACAAAAACAGTTCATTGGAGAcgtcttaaaagaaaaaaatacatccTTAGGTGATGTTGCACAAGGAAAAGTTGTGATCAAAGATAGGGCCAGTTGTAAAAGGGTTCTGCTTATTTTAGATGACGTTGATTGCAGAGaacaacttgatgcattggctGGTGGGAGAGATTGGTTTGGCTTAGGAAGCGTTATCATAGTCACAACTAGAGATGAGGAGGTACTTCTAGCCTACAACGTGAAACAAGATGAAATTTACAAGCCACAAGAACTGAATGAAGATCAGTCACGAGAGCTATTCATGCTTCATGCATTTAATGGTGAACAACCACAAGGAGAGTATGCTCAGTTATCAAACGAAGTTGTTGCAGCAGCTGGTGGGCTGCCCTTAACCCTCGAAGTTATCGGATCACTTTTGTCTTCTAAAAAGAATGTACAAGAGTGGAAAGATACATTAGAGAAGCTGAAAAGGATCCCCCCCTGCAAAGTCCAACAAAGATTGAAGCTAAGCTATGACAGTTTAGATaacttagagaagaaaatatttctagatatttcatgttttcttatCGGTAAGAACAGGGAAAATGCTACTTATATGTGGGAGGGTTGTGACTGGTTCCCAAATGCAGCAGTTAGGATACTTGAACAAAGGTCTCTCGTTAAGATAGATGGGAAATATGAAAAGTTCAAGATGCATGATCAAATACGAGACATGGGGAGAGCCATAGTTGATGAAGAATGCTCTCAAAAGCTTCAGAAGAAGAGTAGACTGTGGAATAAGCAAGACTCCTGGGATTTACTTCGAAGAAAG GGACCAGGTACTATTGATGCTGAAGGGATTCAGATACTGCAAAAGGACAAACGGTTCAATGAGAATGATTGTAAAGTTAGTGCCGAATGCTTTGGAAACATGCCCAACCTAAGATATCTTCAAGCTGAAAATGTCAACTTCCAAGGCACGTTTCCATGTTTTCCTACAGATTTGAAATGGTTGGAATTGAGCAGTTGCCACTTTGACTCCCTGCCATCTGATTTTAATCTCGAGAAGCTTGTCATCCTTGATCTCTGTGAAACCAACATGACTCCAATTCTTATAAACCAACAGTCACTGAGATTAAAG GCCTTTGAAAGATTGAAAGTTCTGTCACTTTGTGGAGTGGAAACAAAGATTGCCcttcatttcatgaatatgcctAGCTTGGTGAAATTGCAGTTTCTAGTTTGCTCAGGATTAAGTACAATTGATGAATCAATCGGGAAACTCAAGAACTTGACACATTTAAGCACTTTCAGCTGTAGGCTTCTACAAAAACTACCAGATTCAATATGGCGATTGAGTTCACTTGAGGTCCTTAATATTTCTGGTTGTTTCAATGTTTCCTCTTTGCCAGAGCGATTGGGAGATTTGGGATCACTCAAGAAGCTTGATCTCAGACACACATGTATAAAGAAGCTACCTGATTCCATTTGCCGGTTAAGTTCTATTGAAAAGCTTCGTTTGCAATTGTGCTTGGAACTTTTTTCTATACCAGAAGGCTTAGGGGACATGGAGTCATTAAAGAAGATTAACCTTTCTATGACATGCATTGAGGTCATACCTGATTCTATTGGACAGCTTACCGACCTTGTTGAGCTATCTTTATGTAACTTAGAGAGCTTGGATAACTTACCTGATTCCATTTGCCAGCTAAACTCATTGAAATCGCTTAACCTTAGAGGGTGTCTTTCTTTGTGCTCTTTGCCAGAAAGACTAGGGGACATGGAGAAACTAGAGGAGCTTATTCTTGACGATACCAGAATAGAGATCATACCTGATTCAGTTGGACAGCTCAAAAGCCTTCGCCTGCTATCTTTGCAAGGTTGCAAGCTCCTAAAAGCATTACCTATTTCCATAAGACAATTGAGCTCCATACAACAGCTGAAACTGTCTGGAACCAGTTTAAAGAGCTTTGAGAACGACCTTCCACATCTTGCAGCAGTTAATATTATTGAATTTACAGGTTCATCTTTGGAGTTGCTTGGCTTGTGCGACCAAATTCACAAAGCCTTAGAAATTCTTCACTTGAACGATGCTATAATTGAAGAGTTGCCTGATTGTGTTGGAAGGATGGAAAACCTCAAGGAGCTGCGGCTAGAATGTGAAATACTGAAAAAATTGCCTAATCGGATTGAGGGGTACTTGGAAAATCTTACTAAATTGGAGGTTAGGAGCATGCATCTAAAAGCTCTGCCTGACTCCTTTGGGTCATTGAAACACATTTGGAGATTAACATTAAAGTGCCCAAACCTCGAGATTCTACCAGTTTCTACTGGAGAATTAAAAAGTCTTGCATTTTTTGAAGTGAACTCCCATCGCCTCAAATATTTGCCCAATTCTATTGGGTTGTTGAAACACATTTACCAGTTAGAATTAAAGTGCCCAAACCTCGAAATTCTACCAGATTCTATCGGAGAATTAGAAAGTCTTACACACTTTGAAGTGGATTCCCATCGCCTTAAATGTTTTCCCAATTCTATTGGCTCTCTAACAAGGATTTGGTTCTTGATAATAAACTGCAAGAACCTTGAAGATTTGCCTAACTCTATGATTACAAAGTCTTGA
- the LOC116247830 gene encoding disease resistance protein RUN1-like isoform X2, translating to MVIFAALFILLFITVLFGHNFLPRIKDFLQAEGIFSPTKNVDGGIRGSNTEAWEEVLETLTPSPSSDGSEFEVFLSFRGEDTRKRFIGHLYEGLEDHSIPTFIDSEKLKKGEGIDKLLKYIKRSKIFVPIFSKRFAESKWCLKEVTKSVECGKEIIPVFFGVEPSDVRNQSGPFKSAFKVHQSNKKQDQEEVKKWREALKKVGNLSGFTLKDMNGEQLDALAGGRDWFGLGSVIIVTTRDEEVLLAYNVKQDEIYKPQELNEDQSRELFMLHAFNGEQPQGEYAQLSNEVVAAAGGLPLTLEVIGSLLSSKKNVQEWKDTLEKLKRIPPCKVQQRLKLSYDSLDNLEKKIFLDISCFLIGKNRENATYMWEGCDWFPNAAVRILEQRSLVKIDGKYEKFKMHDQIRDMGRAIVDEECSQKLQKKSRLWNKQDSWDLLRRKGPGTIDAEGIQILQKDKRFNENDCKVSAECFGNMPNLRYLQAENVNFQGTFPCFPTDLKWLELSSCHFDSLPSDFNLEKLVILDLCETNMTPILINQQSLRLKAFERLKVLSLCGVETKIALHFMNMPSLVKLQFLVCSGLSTIDESIGKLKNLTHLSTFSCRLLQKLPDSIWRLSSLEVLNISGCFNVSSLPERLGDLGSLKKLDLRHTCIKKLPDSICRLSSIEKLRLQLCLELFSIPEGLGDMESLKKINLSMTCIEVIPDSIGQLTDLVELSLCNLESLDNLPDSICQLNSLKSLNLRGCLSLCSLPERLGDMEKLEELILDDTRIEIIPDSVGQLKSLRLLSLQGCKLLKALPISIRQLSSIQQLKLSGTSLKSFENDLPHLAAVNIIEFTGSSLELLGLCDQIHKALEILHLNDAIIEELPDCVGRMENLKELRLECEILKKLPNRIEGYLENLTKLEVRSMHLKALPDSFGSLKHIWRLTLKCPNLEILPVSTGELKSLAFFEVNSHRLKYLPNSIGLLKHIYQLELKCPNLEILPDSIGELESLTHFEVDSHRLKCFPNSIGSLTRIWFLIINCKNLEDLPNSMITKS from the exons ATGGTGATCTTTGCAGCTTTATTCATATTACTCTTCATCACCGTTCTCTTTGGTCATAACTTCCTTCCGCGAATCAAGGATTTCTTGCAGGCTGAAGGAATTTTCTCGCCAACCAAAAATGTTGATGGAGGAATTAGAGGAAGCAACACAGAGGCATGGGAAGAGGTACTAGAGACATTAACACCTTCACCGTCTTCTGATGGATCTGAGTTTGAAGTGTTTCTTAGCTTCAGAGGCGAAGACACCCGAAAGCGTTTCATTGGGCATCTTTATGAAGGCCTCGAGGATCATAGTATTCCCACCTTCATTGATAGCGAGAAGTTGAAAAAGGGGGAGGGGATCGACAAGCTGTTGAAATACATAAAGAGGTCTAAGATCTTTGTCCCCATCTTCTCCAAACGCTTTGCAGAATCGAAATGGTGTTTGAAGGAGGTGACCAAAAGTGTGGAGTGCGGGAAGGAGATAATTCCGGTGTTCTTTGGCGTGGAACCTTCCGATGTCCGCAACCAGAGCGGCCCCTTCAAATCCGCGTTTAAGGTTCATCAGTCCAACAAGAAGCAGGACCAAGAGGAGGTGAAGAAATGGAGGGAAGCATTGAAGAAAGTTGGAAATCTCTCCGGCTTCACTCTCAAGGACATGAATGG AGaacaacttgatgcattggctGGTGGGAGAGATTGGTTTGGCTTAGGAAGCGTTATCATAGTCACAACTAGAGATGAGGAGGTACTTCTAGCCTACAACGTGAAACAAGATGAAATTTACAAGCCACAAGAACTGAATGAAGATCAGTCACGAGAGCTATTCATGCTTCATGCATTTAATGGTGAACAACCACAAGGAGAGTATGCTCAGTTATCAAACGAAGTTGTTGCAGCAGCTGGTGGGCTGCCCTTAACCCTCGAAGTTATCGGATCACTTTTGTCTTCTAAAAAGAATGTACAAGAGTGGAAAGATACATTAGAGAAGCTGAAAAGGATCCCCCCCTGCAAAGTCCAACAAAGATTGAAGCTAAGCTATGACAGTTTAGATaacttagagaagaaaatatttctagatatttcatgttttcttatCGGTAAGAACAGGGAAAATGCTACTTATATGTGGGAGGGTTGTGACTGGTTCCCAAATGCAGCAGTTAGGATACTTGAACAAAGGTCTCTCGTTAAGATAGATGGGAAATATGAAAAGTTCAAGATGCATGATCAAATACGAGACATGGGGAGAGCCATAGTTGATGAAGAATGCTCTCAAAAGCTTCAGAAGAAGAGTAGACTGTGGAATAAGCAAGACTCCTGGGATTTACTTCGAAGAAAG GGACCAGGTACTATTGATGCTGAAGGGATTCAGATACTGCAAAAGGACAAACGGTTCAATGAGAATGATTGTAAAGTTAGTGCCGAATGCTTTGGAAACATGCCCAACCTAAGATATCTTCAAGCTGAAAATGTCAACTTCCAAGGCACGTTTCCATGTTTTCCTACAGATTTGAAATGGTTGGAATTGAGCAGTTGCCACTTTGACTCCCTGCCATCTGATTTTAATCTCGAGAAGCTTGTCATCCTTGATCTCTGTGAAACCAACATGACTCCAATTCTTATAAACCAACAGTCACTGAGATTAAAG GCCTTTGAAAGATTGAAAGTTCTGTCACTTTGTGGAGTGGAAACAAAGATTGCCcttcatttcatgaatatgcctAGCTTGGTGAAATTGCAGTTTCTAGTTTGCTCAGGATTAAGTACAATTGATGAATCAATCGGGAAACTCAAGAACTTGACACATTTAAGCACTTTCAGCTGTAGGCTTCTACAAAAACTACCAGATTCAATATGGCGATTGAGTTCACTTGAGGTCCTTAATATTTCTGGTTGTTTCAATGTTTCCTCTTTGCCAGAGCGATTGGGAGATTTGGGATCACTCAAGAAGCTTGATCTCAGACACACATGTATAAAGAAGCTACCTGATTCCATTTGCCGGTTAAGTTCTATTGAAAAGCTTCGTTTGCAATTGTGCTTGGAACTTTTTTCTATACCAGAAGGCTTAGGGGACATGGAGTCATTAAAGAAGATTAACCTTTCTATGACATGCATTGAGGTCATACCTGATTCTATTGGACAGCTTACCGACCTTGTTGAGCTATCTTTATGTAACTTAGAGAGCTTGGATAACTTACCTGATTCCATTTGCCAGCTAAACTCATTGAAATCGCTTAACCTTAGAGGGTGTCTTTCTTTGTGCTCTTTGCCAGAAAGACTAGGGGACATGGAGAAACTAGAGGAGCTTATTCTTGACGATACCAGAATAGAGATCATACCTGATTCAGTTGGACAGCTCAAAAGCCTTCGCCTGCTATCTTTGCAAGGTTGCAAGCTCCTAAAAGCATTACCTATTTCCATAAGACAATTGAGCTCCATACAACAGCTGAAACTGTCTGGAACCAGTTTAAAGAGCTTTGAGAACGACCTTCCACATCTTGCAGCAGTTAATATTATTGAATTTACAGGTTCATCTTTGGAGTTGCTTGGCTTGTGCGACCAAATTCACAAAGCCTTAGAAATTCTTCACTTGAACGATGCTATAATTGAAGAGTTGCCTGATTGTGTTGGAAGGATGGAAAACCTCAAGGAGCTGCGGCTAGAATGTGAAATACTGAAAAAATTGCCTAATCGGATTGAGGGGTACTTGGAAAATCTTACTAAATTGGAGGTTAGGAGCATGCATCTAAAAGCTCTGCCTGACTCCTTTGGGTCATTGAAACACATTTGGAGATTAACATTAAAGTGCCCAAACCTCGAGATTCTACCAGTTTCTACTGGAGAATTAAAAAGTCTTGCATTTTTTGAAGTGAACTCCCATCGCCTCAAATATTTGCCCAATTCTATTGGGTTGTTGAAACACATTTACCAGTTAGAATTAAAGTGCCCAAACCTCGAAATTCTACCAGATTCTATCGGAGAATTAGAAAGTCTTACACACTTTGAAGTGGATTCCCATCGCCTTAAATGTTTTCCCAATTCTATTGGCTCTCTAACAAGGATTTGGTTCTTGATAATAAACTGCAAGAACCTTGAAGATTTGCCTAACTCTATGATTACAAAGTCTTGA